attcagtaaaaatatttcagactACACAGATAAGAACCTGTAAGATAACTACAagataaactgaacattttccaAGTACTTGCAGATATGCAGTGTCAAACTAAATGCAAATAGAAAAAACTGAATACTGTATTACATGCTGCAACAGACATGCTGAAATTACTAtgatgaagagagaaaacacagacagcttGAAGGGGTATTATGTGTTTTGAGCGTGGAGACAGCCTGGGAAGGGCTGGTCCATGTTGGGTTTTGGGATTACCTCATGCACATGTAAGAGGAGAACCCCCCCCCTTCCAACTGTGACCTAATGTGAACCAAGTCAAAGTTTAATTAGCACCTGTCTGCAGTGCACCCTTTGTTGTTCTTActcctctttctgctctctcttacgtttgtttgcaatgtttttcttgtttttacgGATGTCACATTGTCACAGAATTgttaaaacaactgaaaaatacTGGATTTGATATTTGGATACATTTTGATCATTCTTTTCCTGGATCACTTTAGATAGTAAGACCTAGATGAAATGTTTGTTAATCGAATGAGATGCGTGTTAGCAGAGAAAAAGTCCAGTGACCTGATGTGGGATGTGTAATAAGATCACTCTCCAAAGCAGCTCAGTAGCATGCGTTCTCTGCATTACCTCAGTGTTTACCTGCCCCAGTACTCAGAGTAATTCATGACACTTCCACCTATTTTTATCTCACTGGACACTGACAAGCATATCCTACTGCCGACTGGtttagagagtgtgtgtgaggaaatCTGGAGTGTTAAGTCAATGAACTGTTGCTTAGATCATTTTGCTGCTTAAACCATGCACTTTCAGTACTTTCATTGTTTTAACACATTactattacattacatttcccAATTTTTGTGTTACTTTTGGACTGAGCCAGgatagctgtttccagtctttatgctaagctaagttaattGGCTACTTGAGgttgcttcatatttacagtatagacatgagagtggtatcaatcttctcatctaattttcagcaaaaaagcaaatatggaaattcctcaaaatgtcaaactatcctttttttaaaaaatgagctTACCATTGTATGCGTGGTTCTCTAGCCATGTGAAAAAGGCATGATAAATCTGCCTTTGTTAAGATTAAAGGACCTCAGTAAAGACCTTTCACCAGCAGGTGTGGTGTCAGCAGAAAATGTATGATCCTGATTAGATGCAACCATTTGCACTTGAACCACAATCTGTGTAATAAGATCCTACACAACATCTGTAGTCCTTGAGTAAGACTTGACAGCCATCCGTGGGGAGCATTTTATAAAGCAGTGTGAAGGTAACCCCCCCGCACTCAACTACCCTATAAAATATCATGACCAAATCCTATTTACACGTGTGCACCTGTACACCTGTTGCACAGGTTGCTAATTTCAATTCAACCCCAAGAGGTTTCACTCCCTATCCAATTTGTCTTTATCCAGCATccaattattacattatttatctGTGCAGGCTGATTCTGAAAAACCTCTCCTAggtaattatttttaaagaacAAATTTCAGACAGGAGCACAACTCGCAGTAGGCAGGTGGACCCATCTTCTTACCAACAGACTAAAACAATGAGTTAAATGAAAGTAAGTGACACGTTGAACATggggaaacacaaaaaaagacaagcCCAGAGACAGCAAGGGTACAAAAAGGCCCCTGACCCCTCTATTGTAGGGAGATGTGCCTCCAGAGATGAGCCAGCTCTACAGCTGGAAAGGTCAGTAAGCACACAAGGTCAAGCCGGCACAGTTCTGCTATACTCAACATCAAAGACAAGTCCAGCGCCTGTCATGCTCCCTCTGAGCCTGGTTGAAAACAGCAGCGCTAATCCCTCCGACCACTCGCTGTCGCTCttacagagaggacagaggtcAGCTGGATGTACAAATCCTAATAAGTTGATTCAATTGTAGCAACTTGCTGAACTTAAAATGCAATCTTTGATGTGTGTTGAAGCTTTTGCCCTTTGGACCTGTCTTTGTGTGATGCGTAGAGAAGAGAATGCTACTGAATTAACATATGCCCTTTAGTGAGCACTTTTATTCAAAGAAtgatgtcttttcttctttttgaaagcaaattgaaCATTTCTAGTTaaaggagagtgagagaaagtcTCACTAAATGCATGATTCATGAGCCTTAAAAATAATGGTCTCCATGGTGATTAAATCTGCAGGGAACACAACTTCAAAGTAAAATTTGatgaaatgctgaaaatgtttgtcAGCCCTGTAAGCTTCTTAGTTGGGAACGTTAAGGTCACAGTGGCTGCCTGATGGGAGAAAACATTATTACGTATACGACCACGGGAGAGAGGGCTGATATTTGGAAAGCCAGTCACTGGACTACTTACCTTCACAAGTGGCCTTTTTCTCACCCCATCTGAAAGAATTTTAATGGAAAGATGCCAAGGTGGATTTTGGAAATGAGATTATTGGGCAACTCTGTGCAGCTGCCCACTGTCTAATCTCCTCATGACAGCTCAGAAATGAGGAGCCTCTTATCATCTGTCATTCCTTCTAAATCCAATGTGCCTTTTGCCATAAACACCAACTGTTTTAAAACCTCAAGTCTTTGCACTGAAACCTGAGCTTTAACAACCATCATCTCAATGCCTGAAATTGTAGgagtgtgattgtgtgttttagtACTTCAGTGCAAGTGTGTTTACCCACATTTAAATGTCTGAGTGCTGATAAGTTTCACCCTCTAATTAAACACAACTGTCTGGGCTGATTGTTGAAACAGCAACTTATTAATCCAACAGCTGGGCAGAATCAGGAAACCAGATAAGAAGCTGTTACAGCTATCTGTGCCAAATTGGTCAGCTTCAGCAGGACATTTGTGAGGATTAAGTGGAGATTTTTTTCAACATGTGTCATAGTCAtcagaagaggagagaggttGAGATGTTGCCAACATTGCTTACTCATTCATGAAGAAAAGCTGAGTGCGTTAAGTGAAGGATACATAAAAAAATCGAGCTGTCTCAACATACATTAAATAACACTTTAttcaaaagagagagacagaaatagttATAATCAATGAGCAAAATGaagaaattaacagaaaataaactattacttgaaataaaaaatgtaaaaagattGGTTTTATTTCTTAACGTACAGACAATTGTATGACAACAATTTTGCCCATGAAATCACCAAACGCAGCCACATGCtatgagaaaatgtaattataataacATAACTATTTACAAATTAAGTGTACATATAATAATTGTGTTGTACCTGCTTTTATACATGCACCATTTTtgtacagtttcagttttaaccacttgttttttttcttttcaacaaaaTAATCAGTGCACAAATGAAGTCTCTCAGTGATAATTAAGGGAACTGTGCTGAAAGACCAGACAAGATCTTTCCAACAAGTTTTCAGAGCATTTCCCAcagctctctgtgtttttcatgcTGCCCGGGGGAACTCTGCTAGACCAGGGTCATGACCTTCAGGGAGGCAGGCTGAAACCGGCGAATCTTCTTCTTTAGGGCTCGGGAGGCTTTGATGCGACAGGCTGAGGGCTCGGGGCGTGGGAGCTGCTGGAGGGGCCGTCCGGCGGCAGTGGGCCCAAGTGCAGCCTCAGCCCACACTAGACTTCCCTCCTCCTCGTGGCTGTCCACCTGGTCCCCCTCGTCCAGGGACAGGCTGCTGTCGGAGTCCGAGAAGGACTGGAAGCTCTGGCTGGACTCACTATCTCCAAAGCGGTTGGTGGTGTTGTCGCTCATCTCCCCCTCGCTGCTTTCAACAATGGTGGAGTGAAAGAGTGAGGCACATTCAGCTGAGTACTCAGACTCACATCTGGGTGGGTAGTGGGCCGACACATGGAAGGGTGCTGGAGGATATCTGGCATTGAGACTGTGGAGGAAAGAGTTAGAGGACATGGAGGTTTGGAAGGGGCGAGGAGGTCCTACCCACTGGCCTGGCTTGGCACTCATGCTGCGGACAATCTGCATGCTCCCTGGTGCCTGAGCATGGGGCTCTTTTGACCTCTGATTCTGAGCATACGAGGCCTGGAACATCTCCACATTGGATGGCCACTTGGCAGCCccttgtttcctcctcctctgctctacAGGCTGCTCGTACTCCACACATTGCAGTCTGCGGCTTTTGCTGGACTTGGTAACAGCAGGGATAGGATGCGGCTTAGGATAGACTTTGTGGGTGTGCATCAGTCCCAGGCCACAATGGCTTGAGTCTGAGCCTGAGCCCTGTCTGCGCTCCTCTGTGTGATGGGTGGTAAACTTCTGGATCACCTTTCCTTTACCTGATCTTCTCGGTTCTCCCTTGGATCCACTGCTCTCTCTGGTCCTTTCACCGGAGGAGTAGCCATGTTGCTGCCTCATTGCTCGGGGTTTCTCACTGCTTTTTCTCCTGAGTtttacagctttggttttaCGGTCTGCCTGTCTCACCTTGACCCTCTGAGAACCAGCAGGGACAAATTTGGCATGGACAAACTCAGGGGAAGCTGTGTGACCAGTGTGAACCTCAAAGCTTTGACTCTCCTCTGTGCTGGAGCTGTGAGCCATGGCTGGTCTCTGCCTGTGGCCCTTCCTCTCTAGTGGCCTTGTTTCCGGATTATCCCCACATCTCTTCTCTGAATGGCTTCTCGCTATGCTACCATATTCTCcctgtgttttgtcatttctcttCAAGGATGAAGTAGTGACCTCATCAGAGctgtactccctcatggcagtAGGATAGGAGCACCGGTATGAGACCTCCAGAGCTCTCACTGactgtttgtggtttgtgttaTCAGCTGTGTCTTGACTGAAGTATGTCATACAGTGCCTCTTCTGGTCATTATCTTGTTGTATGATGTTTGTGGTCTGGGCCGGAAGAGGCTGCAGCTGAGACACCTCTTTCTGAGACACTTCAGGAAATACAGGTACAACCTCAGTGGGCTTCCTGTGATAGTCgttgtgtgtctgcagagtCTCTGTGCCCATTTCATTCTGGATTTTGCTCAAGCTGCGCTGGAGGAGCTTGTCAATGTAACCAAGGGTCTTGGTGTCATAACCCATTTGTGCCCTTCGGAGGGTGTCAGATCCATTCACCGAGGGTCCGTGCCCCTCTAGAAGTCCAGGTGTGTCTGGTTCGGCCCCGTGGAAAAAGATGGGGCTCTGGAGAGCCACAGCATGCAGGGGGCTCGGGTATTGATACACTTCCGTCCCACTGCGGGACACCAGGTTGCTCTGGAACTTGGGGTCCACTGTGGAGGTTTTCGGATTTGGGCACATTGAGGGTTTCTTTGAATCCACTGATTTGTAGTAGCTCGGTCCTTGGGCCATCATCCTATCGAGATCACCTGATAAACACATGGGCAACACAAAAATACTGAT
This genomic stretch from Thunnus albacares chromosome 14, fThuAlb1.1, whole genome shotgun sequence harbors:
- the dact2 gene encoding dapper homolog 2, whose amino-acid sequence is MLSRKGSCAGMMSAAAGADRSRVGERLQAALAGLQELHLLRDRQSDMVSWALKVDREEPVTSVHAGPEGPRMMGAEEQRLEATLTALKQQLSRLRKQDVGLKTHLQQLDQQISELKLDVSKASTEQLESDSRPSSGFYELSDGGSCSLSNSCTSVYSECLSSSQTSLLLPPMSPANSHISPPLQVDVCRRRSADESTTQPNPPRATGLHLGSSRIRASTSATEQARPRPVSTGDLDRMMAQGPSYYKSVDSKKPSMCPNPKTSTVDPKFQSNLVSRSGTEVYQYPSPLHAVALQSPIFFHGAEPDTPGLLEGHGPSVNGSDTLRRAQMGYDTKTLGYIDKLLQRSLSKIQNEMGTETLQTHNDYHRKPTEVVPVFPEVSQKEVSQLQPLPAQTTNIIQQDNDQKRHCMTYFSQDTADNTNHKQSVRALEVSYRCSYPTAMREYSSDEVTTSSLKRNDKTQGEYGSIARSHSEKRCGDNPETRPLERKGHRQRPAMAHSSSTEESQSFEVHTGHTASPEFVHAKFVPAGSQRVKVRQADRKTKAVKLRRKSSEKPRAMRQQHGYSSGERTRESSGSKGEPRRSGKGKVIQKFTTHHTEERRQGSGSDSSHCGLGLMHTHKVYPKPHPIPAVTKSSKSRRLQCVEYEQPVEQRRRKQGAAKWPSNVEMFQASYAQNQRSKEPHAQAPGSMQIVRSMSAKPGQWVGPPRPFQTSMSSNSFLHSLNARYPPAPFHVSAHYPPRCESEYSAECASLFHSTIVESSEGEMSDNTTNRFGDSESSQSFQSFSDSDSSLSLDEGDQVDSHEEEGSLVWAEAALGPTAAGRPLQQLPRPEPSACRIKASRALKKKIRRFQPASLKVMTLV